GAATTATCCGCACAAAAACATTTTGCTATGCGAAAATAAAGAATCGGGCATCGCTTTTAAATGTTGCATGAAGGATATCTTCAGCGACTACTTTGTGCACAAGCCCATGTACGAAAACTACCGCTTCAGAATGATTTTACACAATGCGCTAAACCAGGTGTCTGGCAGCAATAAAAGCGCTCAGCTACAGGAAGCCCATTTTGGAAAAATCGACGACAAGTTGCGGGTATTAATTGACGATTTAGCTCAATACCGGACCAAAACTGAAGATAACTTTGCGCAAACCCGGGATGAAATTGCGAAGCAGCAGGGTCACAATGATGTGCAAAAGCAAATGCTTGAACAATTAAGAGAGCAACATATCAACCCATTAATGGCACAGCTGGAACATCAACTGACGTCCAGCGTGGAATTACTTAAGTCCCAGCTTAAGGACAAACAGGTTTCTTTGGCAGAGTTATCTGCACTGCTGACTGAAAAACGTGTTCCCCGCAGTGTATCGGCAGCTCAGATGCACCCAGCCAAAGAAGAAACGACCACGCCCCCTAAACCAGTATCAGCAGCCCAGCCAGCTAAACCCGAAGCCCCCAAAAAAATGCGCATTCTGGTGGTAGAAGACAACGAAATTTATCGCGAAATGCTGCTCAAAATACTTCGCGAAGAGGACCACATTACAGAGTATGCCACAACGGGACTTGAAGCCGTGAAGCTGTTGAAGAAGAAAAAGTTTGACATGGTGTTTATGGATCTGTTTATGCCCGAGTTGGACGGCTACAACACCACCAAGAACATACGTACCTTCAAACACTGTAAAACACTTCCCATCATTGCGCTGTCGACCAATCGCAACAAAGAACTGATCCGTAAATGGGCCAGCCTGGGCCTGATGGGCTATATCACTAAGCCTTCTACCAAGCTGGCCATACTCAAAGCCATCGACAAAGTTCAGGGCAGTTACAACACCGCTCACTGAAATAACAAATAAACAACAATGCACTTGGCGCTTTCGCCCTACACTTATTAGTATGAGCGGCGGTTATCACAGCAGAGGTCGTTATGGGCAAAAAAGCAGGCATTGTTGTTCTTTTCACCTTGCTCCTTGGAGCAATCACAGTTGCAGTGTTGCAGCATTACCCTCATCAGGATGAGGCAAGCTCACGACAGATAAACGCGATTGCAAAGCCTGACGCTAACCCACTACTGAGCTTTAAACCACATATATCGGCAGTACCCAGACCACCAGAGACCTTTGCGTTTCCAATTGCACTAGGCGAAACTGGACCTGCGACTAACCTCTACTCAGGCCCTAATCAGTACCCTTTTTTTTGTATGACTCAGGAGTCGGAACTTGGCCAACCTTTGGTGGATAATCAGCAGGGCCATGGCATTCCTATTTATCAGGGCGATCAAATTATTGGTTACAGCAAAGACTGCTCACTGCCCTCTCAACTATTTTATTTCACGCTGAGGGAACAAAACGGTGAATTTTCAGCCATCAGGCTTGATGAGATATCCGCCAGAAAGCACAACTCATCGCCTTTGTTCAGAGTGGAACAAGGCACCATCAATCGCTTTATTTACACCCTGATCATGCCCATTTCGAATCAAGAGGTTGGAGAGCGTCTTGCTCAGTCTCAGTGGAATAAGAAGCTCATATATCAGTTTAATGGTGGATCGGGCATCGGTTACCGACAAGGCCGACAAAAGGCCTCCAGAGTAATGACTCGCCAGGCACAGCAATTACTGGATGGCTATGCAGTGATCAGCTCCAGTGGCAACAAAACCAGCTATACCTACAATATGCTGCTGGCAGAAGATACCGCAAGGCGTGTGAAGCAACAGTTTGTCAGCCTCTATGGTGAGCCCTTGTACACAGTGGGTATTGGCGGCTCAGGGGGGGGCCTGGCACAATATCTGATTGGTCAAAATAGCACCGGAATATTAGATGGATTAATCCCACTGTACAGCTACCCGGATATGATCACACAAACAACCTATGCATTAGATTGCGACTTGCTTAATAACTACTTTACTTTTCGCTCAGATAACCCCAAAGCCTGGCGGGACTGGGAGCGCAGGCGGCAAATAGAAGGCCTGAATGCGATAAACGAATTTCCACAAAAGGCCGGGTTTTTACAACCCCTGAACCAGCTCATGGCAGGGTTTGTCCCTTCCTTTCCGGATGGCAACAGCGAGTGTATTAATGGTTACTTTGGCTTGTCTGCGTTTATCAACAATCCCAGACAAGGCTTTTTACGACCCTTTTTTTCTGATGACGTGGTTGCACAAACCCACTGGAGTTACTGGCAAGATCTGAAACATATTTTTGGTACCGATGAGCAAGGTCTTGGCAGAAGCACCTGGGACAATGTCGGCGTACAGTATGGGCTGAATGCGCTGCGCGAGGGCCACATCACCTTCTCTGAATTTATCCACATTAACCATCACATTGGTGGCTGGAAGCCTCAATCCGAGATGCGCCAGGAAGAGATAGCCTTGCCACTAGGTACCCGTATTCCTATCTGGCTTACATTGTGGGGCAATCATAATATCACTAAAGCATCAGAGGGCCCGGCCCCAAGGCATCAAGGCTCCATACAGGCAATGGAGCAGGCCTATCGCGCCGGTCAGGTCTTCATTGGCAAAATCGACTTACCCATTATTGATGCGCGTCATTACCTGGAAAACGAGCTGGACATGCATCACATGTCGGCTTCTTTTTACAGTCGGGTGCGGATTGCTCAGCATCAAGGGCACAGTGACAATCACGTCATCTGGGTTGCTCACAAAGATCACAATCCCACGGCAGCGGCTTTTAAAGCAATGGATGACTGGTTACTCGCGATGAGGGATAATCCACAGTTAAGCGCAGCAGATGCAAGGCCAGATTCTTTGCAAGATACCTGCTTTAATCAGGACGGCAGCATATATGCTGCTGGCTCAGACGTATTTGACGGACAATGGAATAACCAG
The DNA window shown above is from Pseudoalteromonas viridis and carries:
- a CDS encoding response regulator, with protein sequence MTGNSPNHAQRRPQVIIICDNTDELTGVIEIVETHTDAYRTVFHWEETAELIVETNPPIILMAKNDVAGSIEIYTELSKQGLLNYPHKNILLCENKESGIAFKCCMKDIFSDYFVHKPMYENYRFRMILHNALNQVSGSNKSAQLQEAHFGKIDDKLRVLIDDLAQYRTKTEDNFAQTRDEIAKQQGHNDVQKQMLEQLREQHINPLMAQLEHQLTSSVELLKSQLKDKQVSLAELSALLTEKRVPRSVSAAQMHPAKEETTTPPKPVSAAQPAKPEAPKKMRILVVEDNEIYREMLLKILREEDHITEYATTGLEAVKLLKKKKFDMVFMDLFMPELDGYNTTKNIRTFKHCKTLPIIALSTNRNKELIRKWASLGLMGYITKPSTKLAILKAIDKVQGSYNTAH
- a CDS encoding DUF6351 family protein, with amino-acid sequence MGKKAGIVVLFTLLLGAITVAVLQHYPHQDEASSRQINAIAKPDANPLLSFKPHISAVPRPPETFAFPIALGETGPATNLYSGPNQYPFFCMTQESELGQPLVDNQQGHGIPIYQGDQIIGYSKDCSLPSQLFYFTLREQNGEFSAIRLDEISARKHNSSPLFRVEQGTINRFIYTLIMPISNQEVGERLAQSQWNKKLIYQFNGGSGIGYRQGRQKASRVMTRQAQQLLDGYAVISSSGNKTSYTYNMLLAEDTARRVKQQFVSLYGEPLYTVGIGGSGGGLAQYLIGQNSTGILDGLIPLYSYPDMITQTTYALDCDLLNNYFTFRSDNPKAWRDWERRRQIEGLNAINEFPQKAGFLQPLNQLMAGFVPSFPDGNSECINGYFGLSAFINNPRQGFLRPFFSDDVVAQTHWSYWQDLKHIFGTDEQGLGRSTWDNVGVQYGLNALREGHITFSEFIHINHHIGGWKPQSEMRQEEIALPLGTRIPIWLTLWGNHNITKASEGPAPRHQGSIQAMEQAYRAGQVFIGKIDLPIIDARHYLENELDMHHMSASFYSRVRIAQHQGHSDNHVIWVAHKDHNPTAAAFKAMDDWLLAMRDNPQLSAADARPDSLQDTCFNQDGSIYAAGSDVFDGQWNNQPQGQCQSRFPMFSTSRIQAGGGWGGDVFKCPLVSIETAIEKGWYLPFDARPHQDILKATFPQGVCDHEGRDLGRPQDL